The proteins below are encoded in one region of Micromonospora pisi:
- the argF gene encoding ornithine carbamoyltransferase codes for MIRHFQRDDDLSPAEQSEVLDLAARMKADRFVARPLAGPRAVAVLFDKPSLRTRISFDVGIAELGGHPIIVDTQATHFGRGESLGDAGQVLSRYVSAIVLRTHGDARLAELAAGATVPVVNALTDGFHPCQLLADLLTIRERCGGTAGRTLAYVGDAANNMSHSYLLAGVTAGMHVRVAGPPGYDPTAAVVSRAAEIAAWTGGSVQVLRDPREAVDGADVLATDTWTSMGQEGDGRDRLTPFWPYQVNKSLLAVAAPDAIVLHCLPAHRGEEITDEVLDGPQSAVFDQAENRLHAQKALLSWLVEASATAPGGTGVSGPVTTDATITPSGTLTS; via the coding sequence GTGATCCGTCACTTCCAGCGCGACGACGACCTCTCCCCGGCGGAGCAGTCCGAGGTGCTCGACCTGGCCGCCCGGATGAAGGCCGACCGCTTCGTCGCCCGCCCACTGGCCGGCCCCCGGGCCGTCGCGGTGCTCTTCGACAAGCCGAGCCTGCGGACCCGGATCTCCTTCGACGTGGGCATCGCCGAACTCGGCGGACACCCGATCATCGTGGACACCCAGGCGACCCACTTCGGTCGCGGCGAGTCGCTCGGCGACGCGGGTCAGGTCCTCTCCCGCTACGTCAGCGCGATCGTGCTGCGAACCCACGGAGACGCTCGACTGGCCGAACTCGCCGCCGGAGCGACCGTACCGGTGGTCAACGCCCTCACCGACGGCTTCCACCCGTGCCAGCTCCTCGCCGACCTGCTCACCATCCGGGAGCGGTGCGGCGGGACCGCCGGCCGGACCCTGGCCTATGTCGGCGACGCGGCCAACAACATGTCCCACTCGTACCTGCTCGCCGGTGTGACCGCCGGCATGCACGTACGCGTGGCCGGTCCGCCCGGTTACGACCCGACGGCAGCGGTGGTGAGCCGGGCTGCCGAGATCGCGGCCTGGACCGGCGGCTCCGTCCAGGTGTTGCGCGATCCCCGGGAGGCGGTCGACGGGGCGGACGTGCTCGCCACCGACACCTGGACGTCGATGGGACAGGAGGGCGACGGCCGGGACCGGCTCACCCCGTTCTGGCCGTACCAGGTCAACAAGTCCCTGCTCGCCGTGGCGGCGCCCGACGCGATCGTGCTGCACTGCCTGCCGGCGCACCGGGGCGAGGAGATCACCGACGAGGTCCTCGACGGCCCGCAGAGCGCGGTCTTCGACCAGGCCGAGAACCGCCTGCACGCACAGAAGGCGTTGCTCTCCTGGCTTGTGGAGGCCTCGGCGACGGCACCGGGAGGCACCGGCGTGTCGGGGCCCGTGACGACGGACGCGACGATCACACCGTCCGGGACACTGACGTCATGA
- a CDS encoding SIR2 family NAD-dependent protein deacylase: MEAAVPDWAYGVGRVAVLTGAGISTDSGIPDYRGPDGVWTRDPSAVSAFTYDNFISDPESRSRFWRVYHDHPAWRAEPNTAHRALSDLARSGTAVRVLTQNVDGLHLRAGSDPRKVLELHGSMREVVCLACRTRTPTEETLRRVAAGEDDPACLDCGGILKLAVVLFGEYLDSDTLGRAEQIARASQLMLAVGSSLQVEPVASLCALAVNSGARLVIVNRDPTPYDALAVEVVREPIGTALPRIAAMLAVHRSAESRPLDRTGG, from the coding sequence ATGGAAGCAGCCGTCCCGGACTGGGCGTACGGCGTGGGGCGGGTCGCGGTGCTGACCGGGGCGGGTATCTCCACCGACTCGGGCATCCCGGACTATCGAGGCCCCGATGGCGTCTGGACCCGTGACCCGAGCGCCGTCTCCGCCTTCACCTACGACAACTTCATCTCCGATCCGGAGTCGCGGTCCCGGTTCTGGCGTGTCTATCACGACCATCCCGCCTGGCGGGCGGAGCCGAACACCGCTCATCGGGCACTGTCCGACCTGGCACGTTCCGGTACAGCGGTCCGGGTCCTCACCCAGAACGTCGACGGGCTGCACCTGCGAGCCGGTTCCGATCCGCGTAAGGTCCTCGAACTGCACGGCAGCATGCGGGAGGTCGTCTGCCTCGCCTGTAGGACCCGGACACCGACCGAGGAGACGTTGCGCCGTGTCGCCGCAGGCGAGGACGATCCGGCCTGTCTCGACTGCGGTGGCATCCTCAAGCTCGCGGTGGTCCTCTTCGGCGAGTACCTCGACTCGGACACCCTGGGGCGCGCCGAGCAGATCGCGCGTGCCAGTCAGTTGATGCTCGCGGTGGGCAGTTCGTTGCAGGTCGAGCCGGTCGCCTCGCTCTGCGCGCTGGCCGTCAACTCCGGTGCCCGGCTGGTGATCGTGAACCGGGACCCGACGCCGTACGACGCGCTTGCGGTGGAGGTCGTCCGCGAACCGATCGGCACCGCGCTGCCCCGGATCGCCGCGATGCTGGCCGTCCACCGGTCAGCCGAGTCGCGGCCGCTCGACCGGACCGGCGGGTAG
- the argB gene encoding acetylglutamate kinase: MTVHTPARDNGGSTASGPLSRDLSQAQQKAAVLIEALPWLARFSGATVVVKYGGNAMIDPELQRAFAADMVFLRYAGLRPVVVHGGGPQISSMLSRLGIVSEFKGGLRVTTPEAMDVVRMVLVGQVGRELVGLINEHGPYAVGLSGEDARLFTAVRRPAYIDGEAVDIGQVGDVATVNVDALTDILAAGRIPVISTVAPDVDGVLHNLNADTAAAALAVALEARKLVVLTDVPGLYANWPDTSSLISALTADELAELLPSLESGMVPKMEACLRAVRGGVPAAHVVDGRVAHSTLLEVFTSEGFGTMVISS, translated from the coding sequence ATGACGGTGCACACGCCCGCGCGCGACAACGGCGGGTCCACGGCCAGCGGCCCGCTCTCCCGTGACCTGAGCCAGGCACAGCAGAAGGCGGCCGTGCTGATCGAGGCGCTGCCCTGGCTGGCCCGTTTCTCGGGTGCCACCGTCGTGGTCAAGTACGGCGGCAACGCGATGATCGACCCCGAACTCCAGCGAGCCTTCGCCGCCGACATGGTGTTCCTGCGCTACGCCGGGCTGCGGCCGGTTGTCGTGCACGGTGGCGGCCCGCAGATCTCGTCGATGCTGAGCCGGCTCGGCATCGTCAGCGAGTTCAAGGGTGGGCTCCGGGTCACCACGCCCGAGGCGATGGACGTGGTCCGGATGGTGCTCGTCGGCCAGGTCGGCCGGGAACTGGTCGGGCTGATCAACGAACACGGGCCGTACGCGGTCGGCCTCTCCGGTGAGGACGCCCGGCTCTTCACAGCCGTCCGGCGCCCGGCGTACATCGACGGCGAGGCGGTCGACATCGGCCAGGTCGGCGACGTCGCCACGGTCAACGTCGACGCGCTCACCGACATCCTCGCCGCTGGCCGGATCCCGGTCATCTCCACCGTCGCACCGGACGTCGACGGGGTGCTGCACAACCTCAACGCCGACACCGCCGCCGCCGCGCTCGCGGTGGCCCTGGAGGCACGCAAACTGGTCGTCCTCACCGACGTGCCCGGTCTGTACGCCAACTGGCCGGACACCTCCAGCCTCATCTCCGCGCTGACCGCCGACGAACTGGCCGAACTCCTGCCCAGCCTCGAGTCCGGGATGGTGCCGAAGATGGAGGCGTGCCTGCGCGCGGTGCGCGGCGGCGTCCCGGCGGCACACGTGGTCGACGGCCGGGTCGCGCATTCGACCCTGCTCGAAGTCTTCACCTCGGAAGGATTCGGAACCATGGTGATCTCGTCATGA
- a CDS encoding argininosuccinate synthase: MTERVVLAYSGGLDTSVAIPYLAEQTGAEVIAVAIDVGQGGEDMNAIRQRALDCGAVESEVVDGREEFAADFCLPALRANALYMDRYPLVSALSRPLIVRHLVAAAKKYGGTIVSHGCTGKGNDQVRFEVGIGALAPDLKVLAPARDFAWTRDKAIAYAEEKGLPIDVTHKSPYSIDQNLWGRAVETGFLEDIWNAPIEDVYSYTANPAEPRDPDEVVITFEAGVPVAIDGETVTPYQAILELNRRAGAQGVGRLDMVEDRLVGIKSREVYEAPGAIALIVAHQELENVTVERDVARFKKGVDQRWAELVYDGLWFSPLKRALDAFIDDTQQHVTGEVRLTLHGGRAVVTGRRSDASLYDFGMATYDTGDTFDQSLAKGFVQLWGLPSRLATARDTRLGGAQQ, from the coding sequence ATGACTGAACGCGTGGTACTGGCGTACTCCGGGGGACTGGACACCTCGGTAGCCATTCCGTACCTGGCCGAGCAGACCGGCGCCGAGGTGATCGCGGTGGCGATCGACGTGGGTCAGGGCGGCGAGGACATGAACGCCATCCGCCAGCGGGCCCTGGACTGCGGTGCGGTCGAGTCGGAGGTGGTGGACGGCCGCGAGGAGTTCGCCGCCGACTTCTGCCTGCCGGCACTGCGCGCCAACGCGCTCTACATGGACCGCTACCCGCTGGTCTCGGCGCTTTCCCGGCCTCTGATCGTCCGGCACCTCGTGGCAGCGGCCAAGAAGTACGGCGGCACCATCGTGTCGCACGGCTGCACCGGCAAGGGCAACGACCAGGTCCGGTTCGAGGTGGGCATCGGCGCTCTCGCGCCCGATCTGAAGGTGCTCGCGCCGGCCCGGGACTTCGCCTGGACCCGGGACAAGGCGATCGCGTACGCCGAGGAGAAGGGGCTGCCGATCGACGTCACGCACAAGTCGCCGTACTCGATCGACCAGAACCTCTGGGGCCGCGCGGTGGAGACCGGCTTCCTCGAGGACATCTGGAACGCGCCGATCGAGGACGTCTACTCCTACACCGCCAACCCGGCCGAGCCGCGCGACCCGGACGAGGTCGTGATCACCTTCGAAGCCGGCGTCCCGGTCGCCATCGACGGCGAGACGGTCACCCCGTACCAGGCGATCCTGGAGCTGAACCGCCGTGCGGGCGCGCAGGGCGTCGGTCGTCTCGACATGGTCGAGGACCGGCTCGTCGGCATCAAGAGCCGCGAGGTCTACGAGGCGCCGGGCGCCATCGCCCTGATCGTCGCCCACCAGGAACTGGAGAACGTCACCGTCGAACGGGACGTGGCCCGGTTCAAGAAGGGCGTCGACCAGCGTTGGGCCGAGCTGGTCTACGACGGGCTCTGGTTCTCGCCGCTGAAGCGGGCGCTCGACGCCTTCATCGACGACACCCAGCAGCACGTCACCGGCGAGGTGCGGCTCACCCTGCACGGCGGCCGCGCAGTGGTCACCGGCCGGCGCTCCGACGCCAGCCTCTACGACTTCGGCATGGCGACCTACGACACCGGTGACACCTTCGACCAGTCGCTGGCCAAGGGCTTCGTGCAGCTGTGGGGCCTGCCGAGCCGCCTGGCCACCGCCCGGGACACCCGGTTGGGCGGCGCGCAGCAGTGA
- the argH gene encoding argininosuccinate lyase: MAGVDDKGLTENSAGTNRTSLWGGRFAGGPAEALARLSVSVQFDWRLAPYDLAGSRAHARVLAGAGLLDPNELGQILAALDDLEAACASGAFRPTVDDEDVHTALERGLLERLGSLGGKLRAGRSRNDQVATDLRLYLRDHARGVAARLVELADALAEQAGRHLDTPAPGMTHVQHAQPVAFGHWLLAHVQPLLRDLERLRDWDHRTAVSPLGAGALAGSGLPLDPVAVAKELGFRASFANSMDAVADRDFVAEFLFVTSLIGVHLSRLGEEVVLWTSQEFGWVELDDSFATGSSIMPQKKNADIAELARGKSGRLVGGLVAVLTMLKGLPLTYDRDMQEDKEPAFDAVDTLQLLLPALAGMISTMTVRVDRIAAAAPVGYSLATEVADWLVRKGVPFRDAHEVTGRLVALCVARECALDEVSDSDLATVSEHLDPDVRTVLSVRSALAARTTPGSTGPGPVADQLAAATDQLENWRNWAAEQVVPR; the protein is encoded by the coding sequence ATGGCGGGCGTGGACGACAAGGGTCTGACCGAGAACAGCGCCGGCACCAACCGTACGAGCCTGTGGGGCGGCCGGTTCGCCGGTGGTCCCGCCGAGGCCCTGGCGCGACTGTCGGTCAGTGTCCAGTTCGACTGGCGTCTCGCTCCGTACGACCTGGCCGGGTCCCGGGCGCACGCCCGGGTGCTGGCCGGGGCGGGTCTGCTCGACCCGAATGAGCTCGGGCAGATCCTCGCGGCCCTGGACGACCTGGAGGCGGCCTGCGCCTCCGGGGCGTTCCGGCCCACGGTGGACGACGAGGACGTGCACACCGCGTTGGAGCGTGGTCTGCTGGAGCGGCTCGGCAGCCTCGGTGGCAAGCTGCGCGCGGGACGCTCTCGCAACGACCAGGTCGCCACCGACCTGCGGCTCTATCTGCGCGACCACGCCCGGGGCGTGGCCGCCCGGCTGGTCGAGCTGGCCGACGCCCTCGCGGAGCAGGCCGGACGGCACCTGGACACTCCCGCACCGGGCATGACCCATGTGCAGCACGCCCAGCCGGTCGCCTTCGGCCACTGGCTGCTGGCACATGTCCAGCCGCTGCTGCGCGACCTGGAGCGGCTGCGCGACTGGGACCACCGGACCGCGGTCAGCCCGCTCGGGGCCGGTGCGCTCGCCGGCTCCGGCCTGCCGCTGGACCCGGTGGCGGTCGCGAAGGAGCTCGGTTTCCGGGCCTCGTTCGCGAACTCCATGGACGCGGTCGCCGACCGGGACTTCGTCGCGGAGTTCCTCTTCGTGACCTCGCTGATCGGTGTGCACCTGTCCCGGCTCGGCGAGGAGGTCGTGCTCTGGACCTCGCAGGAGTTCGGCTGGGTGGAGCTGGACGACTCCTTCGCCACCGGATCGTCGATCATGCCGCAGAAGAAAAACGCGGACATCGCCGAGCTGGCGCGGGGCAAGTCCGGACGGCTGGTGGGTGGCCTGGTGGCGGTGCTGACCATGCTCAAGGGCCTTCCACTGACGTACGACCGGGACATGCAGGAGGACAAGGAACCGGCGTTCGACGCGGTGGACACCCTGCAACTGCTGCTGCCCGCACTGGCCGGCATGATCTCCACCATGACGGTCCGGGTGGACCGGATCGCCGCTGCCGCCCCGGTTGGATACTCACTCGCCACCGAGGTCGCCGACTGGCTGGTGCGCAAGGGAGTGCCGTTCCGTGACGCTCACGAGGTGACCGGCCGGCTGGTTGCCCTCTGCGTCGCCCGGGAGTGCGCACTGGACGAGGTCTCCGACTCCGACCTCGCGACGGTGAGTGAGCACCTCGATCCCGATGTCCGTACGGTGCTCTCGGTCCGTTCGGCCCTGGCCGCCCGGACCACTCCCGGCTCGACCGGCCCCGGCCCGGTCGCCGACCAACTCGCCGCCGCTACCGACCAGCTTGAGAACTGGCGAAATTGGGCGGCCGAGCAGGTAGTGCCTCGCTGA
- the argJ gene encoding bifunctional glutamate N-acetyltransferase/amino-acid acetyltransferase ArgJ, protein MSVTAPRGFRAAGVAAGLKSSGLADVALVVNDGPDATAAGVFTTNRVKAAPVLWTEQVVRGGVVRAVVLNSGGANACTGAPGFQDTHATAEQTAASLTGSSARLILGAGEVAVCSTGLIGERLPMEKLLPGVRAAVRGLARDAGLAAAEAIMTTDTRPKTTVAAGTGWTVGGMAKGAGMLAPALATMLCVLTTDAVAGSEALDTALRAACRVTFDRIDSDGCMSTNDTVLLLASGASGIEPTQAELTAAVTAACHDLAQQLLADAEGATKQIAIDVTAAASEDDAVEVGRSVARNNLVKTALFGNDPNWGRILAAVGTTTAAFEPDQLDVAVNGVWVCRSGAAAEDRAKVDLGGRDVTIQVRLNAGTEAATVWTNDLSHAYVHENSAYSS, encoded by the coding sequence ATGAGCGTCACCGCACCGCGGGGGTTCCGGGCGGCCGGCGTGGCCGCCGGCCTCAAGAGCAGTGGCTTGGCCGATGTCGCCCTCGTCGTCAATGACGGCCCGGATGCCACCGCCGCCGGGGTCTTCACCACCAACCGGGTCAAAGCCGCGCCAGTGCTCTGGACCGAGCAGGTCGTCCGAGGCGGAGTGGTCCGGGCGGTGGTGCTGAATTCCGGTGGCGCCAACGCGTGCACCGGCGCGCCCGGTTTCCAGGACACCCACGCCACCGCAGAGCAGACTGCGGCCAGCCTCACGGGTTCGAGCGCCCGGCTGATCCTCGGTGCCGGTGAGGTGGCGGTCTGCTCGACCGGACTGATCGGCGAGCGTCTGCCGATGGAGAAGCTGCTGCCCGGTGTGCGGGCCGCGGTGCGCGGGCTGGCCCGGGACGCGGGACTGGCCGCCGCCGAGGCGATCATGACAACCGACACCCGGCCGAAGACGACCGTCGCCGCCGGCACCGGCTGGACGGTCGGGGGCATGGCCAAGGGCGCCGGCATGCTGGCCCCCGCCCTGGCGACGATGCTCTGCGTGCTCACCACCGACGCCGTTGCCGGATCGGAGGCGCTCGACACCGCGCTCCGCGCCGCGTGTCGGGTCACCTTCGACCGGATCGACTCCGACGGCTGCATGTCGACCAACGACACCGTGCTGCTGCTCGCCAGCGGGGCCTCGGGGATCGAACCGACCCAGGCGGAACTCACCGCCGCGGTCACCGCAGCCTGCCACGACCTGGCCCAGCAGTTACTGGCCGACGCCGAAGGTGCCACCAAGCAGATCGCGATCGACGTCACGGCGGCGGCGAGCGAGGACGACGCGGTCGAGGTCGGGCGGTCGGTGGCCCGGAACAACCTGGTCAAGACGGCGCTGTTCGGCAACGACCCCAACTGGGGACGGATCCTCGCGGCCGTGGGCACCACCACTGCGGCGTTCGAGCCCGACCAGCTCGACGTGGCGGTCAACGGGGTGTGGGTGTGCCGTTCCGGCGCAGCCGCCGAAGACCGGGCCAAGGTCGACCTCGGTGGCCGTGACGTGACCATCCAGGTCCGGCTGAACGCCGGTACCGAGGCGGCCACCGTCTGGACCAACGACCTCTCGCACGCCTACGTGCACGAGAACTCGGCCTACTCGTCATGA
- a CDS encoding acetylornithine transaminase yields MTSLVDRWSQTMMDNYAVPPVALVRGSGAVVVDENGREYVDLLGGIAVNALGHAHPAVVAAVSKQVATLGHVSNLFVAEPPVALAELLLALAGRQGRVFFANSGTEANEAVFKLSRLTGRTHVVSTVGGFHGRTMGALALTGQPSKADPFRPLPGDVTHVAYGDVAALEAAVTDATAMVILEPIQGENGVVVPPAGYLTAARRITAAHGALLVLDEIQTGIGRTGHWFAHQAEGVEPDVVTLAKGLGGGLPIGACLAFGPAAELFTPGLHGTTFGGNPISCAAALAVVSTIANEGLLDHVKRIGERIRRGVEALGHPLVAEVRGAGLLLGVVLTAPASPAVAGLLRDAGFLVNPVQPNALRLAPPLILTAEQADAFLAALPAALDAAAPAPAGSPADAASEAAVTL; encoded by the coding sequence ATGACATCGCTGGTCGACCGCTGGTCGCAGACCATGATGGACAACTACGCGGTGCCGCCGGTGGCACTGGTTCGCGGTAGCGGCGCGGTCGTGGTGGACGAGAACGGCCGAGAGTATGTCGACCTGCTCGGTGGGATCGCCGTCAACGCGCTCGGCCACGCCCACCCGGCCGTGGTCGCCGCGGTCTCCAAGCAGGTCGCCACGCTCGGACACGTCTCCAACCTGTTCGTCGCCGAGCCTCCGGTGGCGCTCGCCGAGCTGCTGCTCGCGTTGGCCGGTCGGCAGGGGCGGGTCTTCTTCGCCAACTCCGGCACCGAGGCGAACGAGGCGGTCTTCAAACTCTCCCGGCTCACCGGACGCACCCACGTCGTCTCCACCGTCGGTGGCTTCCACGGCCGGACCATGGGTGCGCTCGCGTTGACCGGGCAGCCGAGCAAGGCGGACCCGTTCCGGCCGCTGCCCGGCGACGTCACTCACGTCGCGTACGGCGACGTGGCGGCGCTGGAGGCGGCCGTCACCGACGCCACCGCGATGGTGATCCTCGAACCGATCCAGGGCGAGAACGGTGTTGTCGTTCCCCCGGCCGGTTACCTCACCGCAGCGCGGCGGATCACCGCCGCGCACGGCGCCCTGCTGGTGCTCGACGAGATTCAGACCGGGATCGGACGGACCGGACACTGGTTCGCCCACCAGGCCGAGGGCGTCGAGCCGGACGTCGTCACCCTCGCCAAGGGTCTCGGCGGTGGCCTGCCGATCGGCGCCTGCCTGGCCTTCGGTCCGGCCGCCGAGCTGTTCACACCGGGCCTGCACGGCACCACCTTCGGAGGCAACCCGATCAGCTGCGCGGCGGCGCTCGCGGTGGTCTCCACCATCGCCAACGAAGGTCTGCTGGACCACGTCAAGCGGATCGGTGAGCGGATCCGGCGTGGTGTGGAGGCGCTCGGACACCCCCTGGTCGCCGAGGTTCGTGGCGCTGGCCTGCTGCTCGGCGTGGTGCTGACGGCCCCGGCATCCCCGGCGGTCGCCGGCCTCCTGCGCGACGCCGGGTTCCTGGTCAACCCGGTGCAACCCAATGCGTTGCGGCTCGCCCCGCCGCTGATCCTGACCGCCGAACAGGCGGACGCGTTCCTCGCCGCGCTGCCGGCCGCGCTCGACGCCGCCGCCCCGGCGCCCGCCGGGTCACCGGCCGACGCGGCGTCCGAAGCGGCGGTGACCCTGTGA
- the argC gene encoding N-acetyl-gamma-glutamyl-phosphate reductase, with the protein MGIRVAVAGASGYAGGELLRLIAGHPEFDLVSATAHSQAGAPVSAVHPHLVGLDLTLGPTEAATLADADLVFLALPHGQSAALAAALPETVKVVDLGADHRLRDGAAWHRYYGGSHAGAWTYGLPELPGQRTAIAAANRVAATGCYAVSTILALAPLIAAGAVSTQDVVVVAASGTSGAGRAAKVNLLGSEVMGDLTPYKVGAHQHVPEIKQATGATSLSFTPVLAPMPRGILATVTALPLGAGASDPRSVLADAYADSPFVHVLPEGIFPHTAATYGSNSCHLQATVDVDSGRVIVVSAIDNLGKGAAGQAVQCANLMLGLPETTGVPVHGVAP; encoded by the coding sequence ATGGGTATCCGAGTGGCGGTCGCCGGAGCCAGTGGTTACGCGGGTGGCGAGCTGTTGCGCCTGATCGCCGGACATCCGGAGTTCGATCTGGTGAGTGCCACCGCGCACAGCCAGGCCGGCGCACCGGTGTCGGCTGTGCACCCGCACCTGGTCGGCCTCGACCTGACGCTCGGCCCGACCGAGGCAGCCACACTGGCCGACGCGGACCTGGTCTTCCTGGCCCTGCCGCACGGCCAGTCGGCGGCGCTCGCGGCGGCCCTACCGGAGACCGTCAAGGTGGTCGATCTCGGCGCCGACCACCGGCTGCGCGACGGCGCCGCCTGGCACCGCTACTACGGCGGCAGCCACGCCGGCGCTTGGACCTACGGTCTGCCCGAACTCCCCGGCCAGCGGACGGCGATCGCCGCCGCGAACCGGGTTGCCGCCACCGGTTGCTACGCCGTCAGCACCATCCTTGCTCTCGCCCCGCTGATCGCGGCCGGAGCGGTCTCCACCCAGGACGTGGTGGTGGTCGCAGCCTCGGGCACCTCCGGTGCCGGCCGGGCCGCGAAGGTGAACCTGCTCGGCAGCGAGGTGATGGGCGACCTGACGCCGTACAAGGTCGGCGCCCACCAGCACGTGCCCGAGATCAAGCAGGCAACCGGCGCCACCAGCCTCTCCTTCACCCCGGTCCTGGCGCCGATGCCGCGCGGCATTCTCGCCACCGTCACCGCGCTGCCGCTCGGCGCCGGTGCGTCGGACCCCCGCTCGGTGCTCGCCGACGCCTACGCGGACTCCCCATTCGTACATGTCCTGCCCGAGGGGATCTTTCCGCACACCGCAGCCACCTACGGTTCCAACTCCTGCCACCTTCAGGCGACCGTGGACGTCGACTCGGGCCGCGTGATCGTGGTGAGCGCCATCGACAACCTCGGCAAGGGCGCCGCCGGTCAGGCAGTGCAGTGCGCCAACCTGATGCTCGGTCTGCCGGAGACCACCGGTGTGCCGGTCCACGGGGTGGCGCCGTGA
- a CDS encoding DNA-3-methyladenine glycosylase codes for MGEGTEMELATMLAGPLLPAARGLLNCTLTAGGVTVRLTEVEAYAGTAGDPASHAHRGRTPRNSVMFGPAGYAYVYFTYGMYWCMNVVTGQEGEASAVLLRAGEVVDGLDLARSRRTAVRRDLDLARGPARLCAALGVGRAAYGLFLLGDGPVRLAPPAEPVPPAAIAAGPRVGVTSAHDRPWRFWLDGDPTVSVYRRHTPRKA; via the coding sequence ATGGGCGAGGGGACGGAGATGGAACTGGCGACGATGCTCGCCGGGCCACTGTTGCCCGCAGCGCGCGGCCTGCTCAACTGCACCCTCACCGCCGGCGGGGTCACGGTCCGCCTGACCGAGGTCGAGGCGTACGCCGGAACGGCCGGCGACCCGGCGTCACATGCACACCGGGGACGTACGCCACGTAACTCGGTGATGTTCGGTCCGGCCGGGTACGCCTACGTCTACTTCACCTACGGCATGTACTGGTGCATGAATGTGGTGACCGGGCAGGAGGGGGAGGCGTCGGCCGTACTCCTTCGGGCGGGTGAGGTGGTCGACGGGCTCGACCTGGCGCGGAGTCGACGGACGGCCGTACGCCGAGATCTAGATCTTGCCCGTGGGCCGGCGCGGCTCTGCGCGGCGCTCGGGGTGGGCCGGGCCGCCTACGGACTGTTCCTGCTCGGCGATGGTCCGGTACGCCTGGCGCCGCCCGCCGAGCCCGTGCCACCGGCGGCGATAGCGGCCGGCCCGCGGGTGGGGGTTACCAGCGCCCACGACCGACCCTGGCGGTTCTGGCTGGACGGCGACCCGACGGTGAGCGTCTACCGCCGTCACACTCCCCGGAAGGCGTGA
- a CDS encoding alpha/beta hydrolase family protein, with protein sequence MVTWADAGTGELALPVPTGLHPVGRTTLHLVDPERPDPWSPHERRELMVSVWYPAASARGQSASYVSSAESALILALREITGEPSDLFANVRTHARTGVTPLSMTERLPLVVLSPGFAFPRTSLTGLAEELASRDYLVAAIDHNYESAAITFPGGRMTGFLAGSLEPDGPTVAGDRAADVSFVLDRLAGPRSTWPAASLVDPDRIAVVGHSMGGAAAARTMLADRRVRVGINLDGAFQPVLQGDLDRPFLIVAAEGRGRPESNPDWTRSWPRLTGWKRWLSVDGTTHSSFTDFAPLGEQIGRPIQSLPARRCVAITRAYVTAFLDLHLRQWPQPLLDGPVPAHPEVHFRQP encoded by the coding sequence ATGGTGACCTGGGCGGACGCGGGCACGGGCGAGCTGGCACTGCCGGTGCCGACCGGCCTGCACCCGGTGGGGCGTACCACGCTGCACCTCGTCGACCCGGAGCGTCCCGATCCCTGGTCACCTCATGAACGGCGCGAGCTGATGGTGTCGGTCTGGTATCCGGCGGCGAGCGCTCGGGGGCAGTCGGCGTCGTACGTCAGCTCGGCGGAATCCGCCCTGATCCTTGCCCTGCGGGAGATCACCGGTGAGCCGTCAGACCTGTTCGCCAACGTCCGGACCCATGCCCGGACCGGGGTCACGCCACTGTCCATGACGGAGCGTCTGCCGCTCGTGGTGCTCTCACCCGGTTTTGCCTTTCCGCGTACGTCGCTGACCGGCCTGGCCGAGGAGTTGGCCAGCCGGGATTACCTGGTGGCCGCGATAGATCACAACTACGAGTCGGCGGCGATCACGTTCCCGGGAGGTCGGATGACTGGGTTCCTGGCCGGGAGTCTCGAACCGGACGGGCCGACCGTCGCCGGTGACCGGGCCGCCGACGTCTCCTTTGTCCTTGACCGGTTGGCCGGCCCACGCTCGACCTGGCCGGCCGCGTCGCTGGTCGATCCGGACCGGATCGCGGTGGTGGGGCACTCGATGGGCGGTGCCGCCGCGGCCCGCACCATGCTCGCGGATCGGCGGGTCCGGGTCGGGATCAATCTGGACGGCGCGTTCCAGCCGGTACTTCAGGGCGACCTCGACCGCCCGTTCCTGATCGTCGCCGCCGAGGGGCGTGGCCGACCGGAGAGCAATCCGGACTGGACCCGGAGTTGGCCTCGACTGACCGGCTGGAAGCGCTGGCTCAGCGTGGACGGTACGACACACAGCTCGTTCACCGATTTTGCCCCGCTGGGCGAGCAGATCGGACGGCCGATCCAGTCGCTGCCGGCCCGGCGCTGTGTCGCGATCACCCGCGCGTACGTCACCGCCTTCCTCGACCTCCACCTACGGCAGTGGCCCCAACCGTTGCTCGACGGTCCGGTGCCCGCCCACCCCGAAGTCCACTTCCGTCAGCCCTGA